The following coding sequences lie in one Mycobacterium gordonae genomic window:
- a CDS encoding AMP-binding protein has product MDSYAAGPVDVPLLEETIGANFERTARMHPDIEALVDVPSGRRWTYAELDADIDRLSIALLASGIERGDRIGIWSPNCPEWTLLQYATAKIGAILVTINPAYRSHELSHVLRHSGTRLLVSASAFKTSDYRRMVDEVRSEATDLTDIVFLGTGDWERLHRRANGSHSERLRARMARLRPTDPINVQYTSGTTGSPKGVTLSHRNILNNGFFVTEQIGLGPGDRLCIPVPFYHCFGMVMGNLGCTSHGATMVIPAAGFDPAATLLAIEQERCTGVYGVPTMFIALLGHPDLAERDVSSLRTGIMAGAACPVAVMKRCIAELHMAQVSIAYGMTETSPVSCQTMVDDDLERRTETVGRVHPHVEVKIVDPGTGRIVARGQSGELCTRAYSVMLGYWRDDERTREVIDDGGWMHSGDLAVMRDDGYCEVTGRIKDMIIRGGENLSPREIEDFLHTHPDVEDVQVVGVPDDRYGEEVCACIMMRPGRTPLDADAVREFCAGQIAHYKIPRYVHVVDGFPMTATGKVRKVDLRVHAARAMDSRADMSNG; this is encoded by the coding sequence GTGGACTCCTACGCGGCCGGCCCGGTCGACGTCCCGCTGCTAGAGGAAACCATCGGTGCCAACTTCGAGCGCACCGCTCGAATGCACCCCGACATCGAGGCTCTCGTCGATGTGCCCAGCGGGCGGCGCTGGACTTATGCCGAGTTGGATGCCGACATCGACCGGCTGTCAATAGCCTTGCTGGCCAGCGGCATCGAGCGTGGCGACCGGATCGGCATCTGGTCACCCAACTGCCCGGAGTGGACGCTGCTCCAGTACGCCACCGCCAAGATCGGGGCCATCCTGGTGACCATCAACCCGGCGTATCGCAGCCACGAGTTGTCCCACGTGCTGCGTCACTCCGGCACGCGCTTGCTGGTGTCGGCCTCGGCGTTCAAGACTTCGGACTACCGGCGCATGGTTGACGAAGTACGCTCTGAGGCAACGGATCTGACCGATATCGTGTTCCTGGGCACCGGTGACTGGGAACGCCTCCACCGGCGGGCGAACGGATCGCACAGCGAGCGGCTGCGCGCCAGGATGGCCCGCCTGCGGCCGACTGATCCGATCAATGTCCAATACACCTCGGGCACAACGGGTTCACCCAAAGGCGTCACCCTGTCACACCGCAACATCCTGAACAACGGGTTCTTCGTCACCGAGCAGATCGGGCTCGGACCCGGTGACCGGTTGTGCATTCCGGTGCCGTTCTACCACTGCTTCGGCATGGTGATGGGCAACCTCGGCTGTACCAGCCACGGCGCCACCATGGTGATCCCGGCGGCAGGTTTCGATCCTGCGGCGACGTTGCTGGCGATTGAGCAGGAGCGCTGCACCGGCGTATACGGCGTGCCCACCATGTTCATCGCCTTACTCGGGCACCCCGACCTGGCCGAGCGCGATGTGTCGTCGCTGCGCACGGGAATCATGGCCGGCGCCGCCTGTCCCGTCGCGGTGATGAAGCGCTGCATCGCCGAACTCCACATGGCGCAGGTGTCGATCGCCTACGGCATGACCGAAACCTCTCCGGTGTCCTGCCAGACCATGGTCGACGACGACCTGGAGCGCCGTACTGAGACTGTCGGGCGGGTGCATCCACACGTCGAGGTCAAGATCGTCGATCCCGGCACCGGCCGGATCGTGGCAAGAGGACAGTCCGGGGAACTGTGCACCCGCGCCTACTCGGTGATGCTGGGGTACTGGCGCGACGACGAGCGGACCCGTGAGGTGATCGACGACGGTGGGTGGATGCATAGCGGTGATCTGGCGGTGATGCGTGACGACGGCTATTGCGAGGTGACCGGGCGGATCAAGGACATGATTATTCGCGGTGGGGAGAATCTGTCACCGCGGGAGATCGAGGACTTCCTGCACACCCACCCCGATGTCGAGGATGTCCAAGTGGTGGGCGTACCCGACGACAGGTACGGCGAAGAGGTCTGCGCGTGCATCATGATGCGCCCCGGCCGGACGCCGCTGGACGCCGACGCGGTGCGGGAATTCTGTGCAGGGCAGATCGCGCATTACAAGATTCCGCGCTACGTCCACGTCGTCGACGGGTTCCCGATGACCGCGACCGGGAAAGTCCGCAAGGTCGACTTGCGTGTACATGCGGCCCGAGCGATGGACTCGAGAGCGGATATGTCAAACGGTTAG
- a CDS encoding acyl-CoA dehydrogenase family protein: MDFRYSTEHDDFRASLRGFLRDRTPQLRSADGHDDRLWRNLCSELELPGLHVPPEYGGAGAGLIETAIAFCELGRVLAPVPYASNTFATEAILRLGDEEQRRALLPGLLTGEQVAAFAPVGQEVVEVGGDGRLTGACSPVLHGHVADLFIVPASRAGDVSLYAVRAAAPGVCIERLPSFDLTRPVARVRFSEAPGEALVAGGPEALDQVLDVARVLLAAEMLGGAEACLDMAVDYACHRMQFDRPIGSFQAVKHACADMLIEIDATRAAVMFAAMSATTGDELHLAAPLVKAQAADTFVQCAGAAIQIHGGIAFTWEHDLHLYFRRATTSAALFGSSAQHRALLADRAGL; encoded by the coding sequence ATGGATTTTCGTTACAGCACCGAACACGACGACTTCCGCGCCTCACTGCGCGGCTTCCTGCGTGACCGGACGCCGCAGTTGCGCTCTGCCGACGGCCACGACGATAGGCTCTGGCGGAACTTGTGCAGCGAACTGGAGTTGCCCGGTCTGCACGTCCCGCCGGAGTACGGCGGCGCGGGTGCCGGCCTCATCGAGACCGCCATCGCCTTCTGCGAACTCGGTCGGGTGCTGGCGCCGGTTCCGTACGCGTCCAACACCTTCGCGACGGAAGCGATCCTGCGCCTGGGCGACGAGGAACAGCGCAGGGCGCTACTGCCCGGCCTGCTCACCGGTGAACAGGTTGCGGCTTTCGCGCCTGTGGGCCAGGAAGTGGTGGAGGTCGGAGGGGACGGCCGGCTGACCGGCGCATGCAGTCCGGTGTTACACGGTCATGTCGCCGACCTGTTCATCGTGCCGGCCTCTCGTGCGGGTGACGTCAGCCTGTACGCCGTGCGGGCCGCCGCGCCAGGGGTCTGCATCGAGCGACTCCCCTCGTTCGACCTGACCCGGCCCGTGGCCAGGGTGCGGTTCTCCGAGGCCCCCGGCGAGGCGCTGGTCGCGGGCGGTCCCGAAGCCCTCGACCAGGTCCTGGACGTCGCCCGGGTGTTGCTGGCGGCCGAGATGCTCGGTGGGGCGGAAGCCTGCCTCGACATGGCGGTCGACTATGCCTGTCACCGAATGCAATTCGATCGGCCGATCGGATCGTTCCAGGCGGTCAAACACGCGTGCGCCGACATGTTGATCGAAATCGACGCGACCCGCGCTGCGGTGATGTTCGCGGCGATGAGCGCCACCACCGGCGACGAGTTGCACCTCGCCGCGCCATTGGTGAAGGCACAGGCCGCCGACACCTTCGTGCAGTGCGCCGGTGCGGCCATCCAGATCCACGGCGGTATCGCGTTCACCTGGGAGCACGACCTTCATCTGTACTTTCGGCGTGCCACCACTTCCGCGGCGCTGTTCGGCAGCAGCGCGCAACACCGCGCCCTGCTCGCCGACCGCGCAGGTCTCTGA
- a CDS encoding acyl-CoA dehydrogenase, with protein MDITYPPEAEAFRERIRGFLREHLPAGWSGPGALAPTARDEFARQWRQLLADNGLVAVSWPKEYGGAGLSAISQAVLDEEFARAGAPEGLENDLLGIQLLGNTLIALGSEEQKAHYLPRILSGEDRWCQGFSEPEAGSDLASVRTRAVLDGGEWTLTGQKIWTSAGPTANWIFVLARTDPDGPKHAGLSMLLVPMDQPGVVVRPIVNAAGHASFSEVFLTGARTPAANVIGQVGDGWRVAMTLLGFERASQVTTAAINFGRELDRLCELARDRGMHGNPLIRDALAWCYSRVQIMRYQGYRGLTALIAGHRPGPEAAISKVVWSEFFQRYTELAIEILSLEALGGQGAGNGAALIVPAVGTPNSAACWLDELLYARAATIYAGSSQIQRNVIGEQLLGLPREPRQDPRREVKI; from the coding sequence ATGGATATCACCTATCCGCCGGAAGCCGAAGCCTTCCGCGAACGGATCCGCGGTTTCCTGCGCGAGCACCTGCCCGCCGGTTGGTCGGGTCCGGGTGCCCTGGCGCCGACGGCACGGGATGAGTTTGCGCGGCAGTGGCGGCAGTTGCTGGCGGACAATGGCCTGGTCGCTGTCTCCTGGCCTAAAGAGTATGGCGGCGCGGGTCTCTCCGCGATCTCGCAGGCCGTCCTCGACGAGGAGTTCGCCCGTGCGGGCGCGCCGGAGGGGCTGGAGAACGATCTGCTGGGAATCCAGTTGCTGGGCAACACCCTGATTGCTTTGGGCTCCGAAGAGCAGAAGGCGCATTACCTGCCACGCATTCTCAGCGGTGAGGACCGTTGGTGCCAAGGCTTTTCCGAGCCGGAGGCGGGCTCGGACCTGGCTTCCGTGCGAACCAGGGCGGTGCTCGACGGTGGCGAGTGGACGCTCACCGGCCAGAAGATCTGGACCTCGGCGGGGCCCACCGCGAATTGGATCTTCGTGCTGGCGCGCACGGATCCCGATGGGCCCAAGCACGCCGGCCTGTCCATGCTCCTGGTGCCGATGGACCAGCCCGGTGTCGTGGTTCGCCCGATCGTCAACGCGGCCGGACATGCGTCATTCAGCGAGGTGTTCCTGACCGGTGCCCGCACTCCGGCCGCCAACGTGATCGGGCAGGTCGGCGATGGCTGGCGGGTGGCGATGACGCTGCTCGGGTTCGAGCGCGCCTCACAGGTCACTACCGCCGCCATCAACTTCGGGCGTGAACTCGACCGGCTGTGCGAACTCGCCCGAGACCGTGGGATGCATGGAAATCCGTTGATCCGCGATGCTTTGGCGTGGTGTTATTCGCGGGTCCAAATCATGCGCTACCAGGGTTACCGCGGTCTGACCGCGCTGATCGCCGGACACCGACCCGGCCCCGAGGCCGCGATCAGCAAGGTCGTGTGGAGCGAGTTCTTCCAACGCTATACCGAGCTCGCGATCGAGATCCTGAGCCTGGAGGCGCTAGGTGGTCAGGGTGCCGGTAACGGCGCAGCGCTGATCGTGCCCGCGGTCGGCACACCCAACTCGGCCGCGTGCTGGCTGGACGAGTTGCTCTACGCGCGCGCCGCCACCATCTATGCCGGCAGCTCCCAGATCCAGCGCAACGTCATCGGGGAGCAGTTGCTGGGTCTCCCGAGGGAACCCCGCCAGGACCCTCGGCGCGAAGTGAAGATCTGA
- a CDS encoding enoyl-CoA hydratase, with amino-acid sequence MSVTGVGPVDHRSNGERPARDFRFIRYETIDDGLIAIITLDRPKQRNAQTRGLLVELGVAFELAETDDRVRVVILRGDGPAFSAGHDLGSSDDVRERTPGPDQHPTYQCNGGTYGGVESRNRQEWHYYFHNTKRWRDLRKITVAQVHGTVLSAGLMLAWCCDLIVASQDTVFADVVGTRLGMCGVEYFGHPWEFGPRKAKELLLTGDSIGADEAHVLGMVSKVFPPDELVGSTIEFARRIAKVPTMAALLIKESVNQTVDAMGFSTALDGCFKIHQLNHAYWGEVTGGKLSYGTVEYGLDDWRAAPEILPAAKNRP; translated from the coding sequence ATGAGTGTCACCGGGGTCGGTCCGGTGGATCACCGGTCCAATGGGGAACGTCCCGCGCGAGACTTCCGATTCATCCGCTACGAGACGATTGACGATGGGCTGATCGCGATCATCACACTCGACCGTCCGAAGCAGCGCAACGCGCAGACCCGCGGGCTGCTCGTGGAGTTGGGGGTCGCTTTCGAACTCGCCGAAACCGACGACAGGGTGCGGGTCGTGATTCTGCGGGGCGACGGTCCCGCGTTCTCGGCCGGACACGACCTGGGCTCGTCCGACGACGTGCGCGAGCGCACGCCTGGGCCTGACCAGCACCCCACCTACCAGTGCAACGGTGGCACCTACGGCGGGGTGGAGTCCCGTAACCGGCAGGAGTGGCACTACTACTTTCACAACACCAAAAGATGGCGAGATCTACGCAAGATCACCGTCGCCCAGGTGCACGGGACGGTGTTGTCGGCGGGCCTGATGCTGGCCTGGTGCTGCGATCTCATCGTCGCGAGTCAGGACACGGTGTTTGCCGACGTGGTGGGCACGCGGTTGGGCATGTGCGGTGTGGAGTACTTCGGTCATCCGTGGGAATTCGGACCCCGCAAGGCCAAGGAACTGCTACTCACCGGCGACTCCATCGGCGCGGATGAGGCGCACGTGCTCGGGATGGTCTCCAAGGTCTTCCCGCCCGACGAGTTGGTCGGCAGCACAATTGAATTCGCACGCAGGATCGCGAAAGTGCCCACCATGGCCGCACTGCTGATCAAGGAGTCGGTGAACCAGACCGTCGATGCGATGGGTTTCTCTACCGCGCTCGACGGTTGCTTCAAGATCCATCAGCTCAATCACGCCTATTGGGGCGAAGTCACGGGCGGAAAGCTGTCCTACGGCACCGTCGAATACGGGCTCGACGACTGGCGCGCCGCGCCGGAGATTCTGCCTGCGGCCAAGAACCGCCCTTGA
- a CDS encoding LLM class flavin-dependent oxidoreductase, translating to MEIGIFLMPAHPPERTLYDATQWDLDIIELADQLGYVEAWVGEHFTVPWEPICAPDLLLAQALLRTKNIKLAPGAHLLPYHHPVELAHRVAYFDHLAQGRFMLGVGASGIPGDWALYDVDGKNGEHREMTREALEIMLRIWTEDEPWEHRGKYWNANGIAPMFEGLMKRHIKPFQSPHPPIGVTGFSAGSETLKLAGERGYLPMSLDLNTEYVATHWDAVLEGAERSGRTPDRRDWRLVREVLVAETDEQAFRYAVDGAMGRAMREYTLPTFRMFGMTKFYKHHPSVADDDVTAEYLAENTFVVGSVDTVVDKLEATYDQVGGFGHLLVLGFDYRENPGPWKESLRLLAEEVMPRLNARIAKKPVALVV from the coding sequence ATGGAGATCGGAATCTTCCTCATGCCGGCCCATCCACCGGAGCGCACTCTGTACGACGCGACCCAGTGGGATCTGGACATCATCGAACTGGCCGATCAGCTCGGGTACGTCGAAGCCTGGGTCGGCGAACACTTCACCGTGCCGTGGGAGCCGATCTGCGCCCCCGATCTGCTGCTGGCCCAGGCGTTGTTACGGACCAAAAACATCAAACTCGCACCCGGGGCCCACCTGTTGCCGTATCACCACCCGGTGGAATTGGCCCACCGGGTGGCCTATTTCGACCATCTCGCCCAGGGTCGCTTCATGCTGGGCGTGGGCGCCAGCGGCATCCCCGGCGACTGGGCGTTGTACGACGTCGACGGCAAAAACGGCGAGCACCGCGAGATGACGCGGGAGGCGCTGGAGATCATGTTGCGCATCTGGACCGAGGACGAGCCCTGGGAGCATCGCGGAAAGTACTGGAACGCCAACGGAATTGCACCCATGTTCGAGGGATTGATGAAACGGCACATCAAGCCGTTCCAGAGTCCGCACCCGCCGATCGGTGTCACCGGGTTCAGCGCAGGCTCCGAGACGCTCAAGCTTGCCGGCGAACGCGGTTACCTGCCAATGAGTTTGGACCTCAACACCGAATATGTGGCTACACATTGGGACGCAGTGCTAGAGGGGGCCGAGCGCAGCGGCCGTACCCCGGATCGTCGCGATTGGCGGCTGGTGCGGGAGGTGCTGGTGGCCGAGACCGATGAGCAGGCGTTCCGTTATGCCGTCGACGGCGCGATGGGCCGGGCCATGCGCGAGTACACGCTGCCGACGTTCCGGATGTTCGGTATGACCAAGTTCTACAAACACCATCCGTCGGTGGCCGACGATGATGTGACCGCCGAGTACCTCGCGGAGAACACCTTCGTGGTCGGTTCGGTGGACACGGTGGTCGACAAACTCGAAGCCACCTACGACCAGGTCGGCGGCTTCGGGCACCTGCTGGTACTGGGATTCGACTACCGGGAGAACCCCGGGCCGTGGAAAGAGTCGCTACGCCTGCTCGCCGAGGAGGTCATGCCGAGACTCAACGCCCGCATCGCGAAGAAGCCTGTGGCCCTGGTCGTCTAG
- a CDS encoding FAD-binding oxidoreductase produces MSVRHVTVGYSDGTTRTMPVRPDQSMLDAAEEHGVAIVNECQSGICGTCVASCVSGTYDMGRTEGLSDVERSARKVLTCQTFATSDCRIELQYPADDNAALLVSGDGVVTGVDLVSPSTAILRVDVSGFGAALRYKAGQFAQLQVPGTDTWRNYSYAHPDGRTELEFIIRLLPDGVMSNYLRDRAKPGDRIAMRCSKGSFYLRPIVRPVILVAGGTGLSAILAMADSLDADTSQPVYLLYGVTSAEDLCKLDELTALRRRIAGLELHVIVTNADTSWDGRTGLVTDLLDERMLAGGDADVYLCGPAAMVESTRKWLDNNGFQRVGLYYEKFVPSGAACRRAPARVDYTGMDIGEVRRRGRGTAVVIGGSIAGIAAAKVCSETFERVVVLEKDDPHRRREGRPGAAQGWHLHHLLTAGQIELERFFPGIVDDMVREGAFKVDMAAQYRIRLGGAWKKPGTSDIEIVCAGRPLLEWCVRRRLDDEPRIEFRYESEVTDLVFDRDDNAVIGVAVGPEAEVIPAEFVVDASGKNTRVPEFLDRIGIGAPEVEQDIINCFYSTMQHHVPPERQWHDKVMVICYAYRPFEDTYAAQYYLDSSRTVLSTSLVAYNCYSPPRTAKEFREFADLMPSPVVGENIDGLEPASPIYNFRYPNMLRLHYEKKRNLPRALLAVGDAYTSADPVSGLGMSLALKEVREMQLLLARYGPAHRDLPRRYYRSIAKMADTAWFVIREQNLRFNWIKDVDRKRPFYFGVLTWYMDRLLELVHDDLDAYREFLAVVHLVKPPLALMKPGIAGRVIGKWARTRLSGQKTLIARNYENRVIPAQPANELVSAGVDRH; encoded by the coding sequence ATGTCGGTTCGCCACGTCACCGTCGGCTATTCGGACGGAACCACCAGGACGATGCCGGTGCGGCCGGACCAGTCCATGCTGGATGCCGCCGAAGAGCACGGCGTCGCCATCGTCAACGAATGTCAGAGCGGCATCTGCGGAACCTGCGTGGCCAGCTGCGTCTCCGGCACCTACGACATGGGTCGCACCGAGGGACTGTCCGACGTGGAGCGCTCGGCGCGAAAGGTGCTGACCTGCCAGACCTTCGCCACGTCGGACTGTCGCATCGAATTGCAGTACCCGGCCGACGACAACGCCGCGCTACTGGTCTCGGGTGACGGTGTCGTCACCGGTGTCGACCTGGTCTCGCCGAGTACGGCCATCCTGCGGGTCGACGTTTCGGGTTTCGGCGCCGCGCTGCGGTACAAGGCCGGCCAGTTTGCGCAGTTGCAGGTGCCCGGCACCGACACCTGGCGCAACTACTCCTACGCCCATCCCGACGGCCGCACCGAACTCGAATTCATCATCCGGCTGCTGCCCGACGGTGTGATGTCGAACTACCTTCGCGATCGGGCGAAGCCAGGCGACCGAATCGCCATGCGCTGCAGCAAGGGCAGCTTCTATCTGCGTCCGATCGTGCGACCGGTCATCCTGGTCGCCGGCGGCACCGGCTTGTCGGCGATCCTGGCGATGGCCGACAGCCTGGACGCCGACACCAGCCAGCCCGTCTATCTGCTCTACGGCGTGACGTCCGCCGAGGACCTGTGCAAGCTCGACGAGCTCACGGCGTTGCGCCGCCGGATCGCCGGGCTCGAACTACACGTCATCGTGACGAACGCAGACACATCCTGGGATGGGCGCACCGGGCTGGTCACCGATCTGCTCGACGAGCGGATGCTGGCCGGCGGTGACGCCGACGTGTACCTGTGCGGTCCCGCAGCGATGGTCGAGTCCACCCGGAAATGGTTGGACAACAACGGTTTTCAACGGGTGGGCCTGTACTACGAGAAGTTCGTCCCCAGCGGCGCCGCGTGCCGGCGCGCCCCGGCACGCGTCGACTACACCGGGATGGACATCGGCGAGGTACGCCGGCGCGGCCGCGGTACCGCCGTCGTCATCGGCGGCAGCATCGCCGGCATCGCCGCGGCCAAGGTGTGCAGCGAAACGTTCGAGCGCGTCGTCGTGCTCGAGAAGGACGACCCACACCGCCGGCGCGAGGGCAGGCCCGGTGCCGCCCAGGGCTGGCATCTGCACCACCTGCTCACCGCCGGGCAGATCGAACTGGAGCGCTTCTTTCCCGGCATCGTCGACGACATGGTCCGCGAGGGCGCGTTCAAGGTCGACATGGCCGCCCAGTACCGGATCCGGTTGGGCGGTGCGTGGAAGAAGCCGGGGACGAGCGACATCGAGATCGTCTGCGCTGGAAGGCCGCTACTCGAATGGTGCGTGCGTCGCCGACTTGACGACGAACCGCGCATCGAGTTCCGATACGAGTCGGAGGTCACCGACCTGGTTTTCGACCGGGACGACAATGCCGTCATCGGGGTTGCCGTCGGGCCCGAAGCCGAGGTGATACCCGCCGAGTTCGTCGTCGACGCCTCCGGCAAGAACACCCGGGTCCCGGAGTTCCTGGACCGCATCGGCATCGGCGCGCCGGAAGTGGAGCAGGACATCATCAACTGCTTCTACTCGACGATGCAGCACCACGTTCCGCCCGAGCGTCAATGGCACGACAAGGTTATGGTCATCTGTTACGCGTACCGTCCGTTCGAGGACACCTACGCCGCGCAGTACTACCTCGACAGCTCGCGCACCGTATTGTCCACCTCGCTGGTGGCATACAACTGCTATTCACCGCCGCGGACAGCCAAGGAGTTCCGTGAATTCGCCGATCTGATGCCCTCACCGGTGGTGGGGGAGAACATCGACGGCCTGGAACCGGCGTCACCGATCTACAACTTCCGGTATCCGAACATGCTGCGGCTGCACTACGAGAAGAAGCGCAATCTGCCGCGTGCCCTGCTGGCCGTCGGTGACGCCTACACCAGCGCCGACCCGGTGTCGGGTCTGGGAATGAGTTTGGCGCTCAAAGAAGTTCGGGAGATGCAGCTGCTGCTGGCCAGGTACGGTCCCGCGCACCGAGACCTGCCTCGCCGCTATTACCGGTCGATCGCCAAGATGGCCGACACGGCCTGGTTCGTCATCCGCGAACAGAACTTGCGGTTCAACTGGATCAAGGACGTGGACCGGAAACGTCCGTTCTACTTCGGGGTGCTCACCTGGTACATGGATCGCCTGCTGGAGTTGGTGCACGACGACCTGGACGCCTACCGCGAGTTCCTGGCCGTGGTCCATCTCGTCAAACCGCCCCTGGCGCTGATGAAACCCGGGATCGCCGGCCGCGTCATCGGCAAGTGGGCACGGACCCGGCTGTCCGGGCAGAAGACCCTGATCGCCCGCAACTACGAAAATCGCGTGATACCCGCGCAGCCCGCGAACGAACTGGTAAGCGCAGGCGTCGACCGGCACTAG
- a CDS encoding alpha/beta fold hydrolase yields the protein MSQVHRILNCRGTRIHAVEESPAADDAPLAILIHGFPESWYSWRHQIPALAAAGYRVVAVDQRGYGRSSKYFLNSAYRIKQLVDDIVGVVDAYGQDKAFVVGHDWGAPVAWTFAWLHPERCAGVVGISVPFAGRGVIGLPGSPFGEHRPNDYHLELAGEGRIWYQDYFSAQDGIIAEIEEDVRTWLLGLTYTVSGEGMIAATKAAIEAGMDAGVLASMNPIDVIRAGPLCMAEGAKLKDAFVYPETMPSWFTDADLDFYTAEFERSGFGGPLSFYHNIDNDWHDLADQEGTPLTPPALFIGGQYDVGTTWGAEAVERAEEVMSNYHGTHLVADVGHWIQQEAPEETNRLLLNFLDGVR from the coding sequence ATGTCGCAGGTTCATCGGATCCTGAATTGCCGGGGCACCCGGATCCACGCCGTGGAGGAGAGCCCGGCAGCGGATGACGCGCCGTTGGCCATACTGATTCATGGCTTTCCGGAGTCGTGGTACTCGTGGCGCCACCAAATTCCGGCGTTGGCTGCCGCCGGCTACCGCGTGGTTGCCGTCGACCAGCGGGGCTACGGACGTTCGTCGAAGTATTTTCTGAACTCCGCGTACCGCATCAAGCAATTGGTGGACGACATCGTCGGCGTCGTCGACGCATACGGCCAGGACAAGGCGTTCGTCGTCGGGCACGACTGGGGCGCACCGGTCGCCTGGACCTTTGCCTGGCTGCATCCAGAGCGGTGCGCCGGTGTCGTCGGCATCAGCGTTCCGTTCGCCGGTCGCGGTGTAATCGGGCTGCCGGGCAGCCCTTTCGGCGAACACCGCCCCAACGACTACCACCTGGAACTGGCCGGTGAAGGCCGGATCTGGTATCAGGACTACTTCTCCGCGCAGGACGGGATCATCGCCGAAATCGAAGAGGACGTTCGGACCTGGCTGCTGGGCCTGACTTACACCGTCTCCGGTGAGGGGATGATCGCGGCGACCAAGGCCGCCATTGAGGCAGGAATGGACGCGGGCGTCCTTGCTTCCATGAACCCGATCGACGTGATCCGCGCCGGCCCCCTCTGCATGGCCGAGGGCGCGAAACTCAAGGACGCGTTCGTCTATCCCGAGACCATGCCGTCCTGGTTCACCGATGCCGATCTCGACTTCTATACAGCGGAATTCGAGCGCTCCGGCTTCGGGGGTCCGCTGAGCTTCTACCACAACATCGACAATGACTGGCACGACCTTGCCGACCAGGAAGGCACACCGCTCACCCCACCCGCGCTGTTCATCGGCGGCCAATACGACGTCGGCACCACCTGGGGAGCTGAGGCCGTCGAACGCGCTGAGGAAGTGATGTCGAACTACCACGGCACTCACCTGGTCGCCGATGTCGGCCACTGGATTCAGCAGGAAGCACCCGAGGAGACCAACCGGCTATTACTGAACTTCCTCGACGGAGTCCGCTGA
- a CDS encoding flavin reductase family protein encodes MVATTDRLDGAELRRAFGCFPSGVVALCAMADGVPVGMAASSFTPVSLDPPLVSVCIQHDSTTWPRLRPLRYLGVSVLAEGHDDVCISLSRKTGDRFAEVAWTELPGGAVVVHGSSARLDCRLRDEIPAGDHFIALLEICSLHADPETSPLVFHGSRFRRLSPRERA; translated from the coding sequence ATGGTCGCGACCACCGATCGTCTCGATGGCGCCGAGCTGCGACGGGCGTTCGGCTGCTTTCCGTCCGGGGTTGTCGCATTGTGCGCGATGGCTGACGGCGTGCCAGTCGGCATGGCGGCGAGTTCCTTCACGCCGGTCTCCCTCGACCCGCCCTTGGTATCGGTCTGCATTCAGCACGATTCGACGACGTGGCCGCGGTTGCGGCCGCTGCGCTACCTCGGTGTCAGCGTGCTCGCCGAGGGCCACGACGACGTGTGCATCAGCCTGTCCCGCAAGACCGGCGACCGCTTCGCGGAGGTGGCCTGGACGGAGCTGCCCGGCGGCGCCGTGGTCGTCCACGGATCGAGCGCCCGGCTGGACTGCCGGCTGCGCGACGAGATCCCGGCCGGCGACCACTTCATCGCCCTACTCGAAATCTGTTCGCTGCACGCCGATCCCGAAACCTCACCGCTAGTCTTCCACGGCAGCCGATTTCGCCGACTCAGCCCCCGGGAGCGCGCATGA